A window of uncultured Litoreibacter sp. contains these coding sequences:
- a CDS encoding copper resistance CopC family protein, with protein sequence MIKQTLLGLAVVVAPALAFAHSKSEATTPADGATVTEVPELSMRFDDPMRIISVTLTSPDGDVEIERETGMDPSTEFRALPLEELAPGSYRFDWRGMASDGHPMQGSFSFTVTE encoded by the coding sequence ATGATCAAACAAACTCTTCTCGGCTTGGCCGTTGTCGTTGCTCCCGCTCTTGCCTTTGCCCATTCGAAGTCTGAGGCCACAACACCCGCCGACGGCGCGACAGTGACGGAAGTGCCAGAGCTTTCCATGCGGTTCGATGATCCGATGCGCATCATTTCAGTCACGCTTACCTCTCCAGATGGCGATGTCGAAATCGAACGCGAGACAGGTATGGACCCCTCTACGGAGTTCCGGGCTTTGCCATTGGAAGAACTTGCGCCTGGAAGCTATCGCTTCGACTGGCGCGGAATGGCGTCGGACGGCCATCCGATGCAGGGCAGCTTCTCCTTCACGGTCACTGAGTGA
- a CDS encoding cytochrome c, producing the protein MVGRKAVLLTGGLTLAGFAAAFVLAQPSQTVGILTPDDAEVIAVGQGIYADQCAACHGARLEGQPNWRIRGEDGLLPAPPHDATGHTWHHDDETLFTLTKYGLAGLMENAPPSGMPVYEGVLTDEEIIAVLSFIKSTWPDDLRQHHDELNARSE; encoded by the coding sequence ATGGTAGGTCGGAAAGCCGTTTTGCTAACCGGCGGGCTCACGCTCGCCGGTTTTGCAGCCGCATTTGTTCTGGCGCAACCTTCCCAAACGGTTGGTATTTTGACGCCTGACGACGCCGAAGTGATCGCCGTGGGCCAAGGCATCTACGCAGACCAATGTGCCGCTTGCCATGGTGCGCGGCTAGAGGGGCAGCCAAACTGGCGGATACGTGGAGAAGATGGATTGCTGCCAGCACCGCCGCATGATGCAACAGGCCACACGTGGCACCATGATGATGAAACGCTTTTTACCCTGACCAAATATGGGCTTGCCGGTCTGATGGAGAACGCGCCACCATCCGGCATGCCTGTCTATGAGGGTGTGCTCACCGATGAAGAAATCATTGCGGTGCTGTCTTTCATCAAGTCAACTTGGCCTGATGACCTTCGTCAGCATCACGACGAACTGAACGCCCGGTCCGAATAG